A single region of the Anabaena sphaerica FACHB-251 genome encodes:
- a CDS encoding response regulator transcription factor: MNEISILLIEDHDLTRMGLRAALQSHSGLRVIGEAANATQGLKLLETAKPDVAVVDIGLPDMDGIELTRKFKRHQAENGQATKILILTMDHTEDAVLAAFAAGADSYYMKETSINKLTEAIQATYAGNSWIDPAIANVVLKKMRLGLPGESSGSDKPKTVKIEALATEYEQVLETYPLTQRELEILELIVAGCSNGQIAEKLYITVGTVKTHVRNILNKLCADDRTQAAVRALRSGLVG; the protein is encoded by the coding sequence ATGAATGAGATTAGCATTCTTTTAATTGAAGATCATGACTTAACCCGGATGGGATTAAGGGCTGCATTGCAGTCACACAGTGGGTTAAGAGTAATTGGTGAAGCCGCAAATGCCACTCAAGGACTAAAACTTTTGGAAACTGCCAAGCCAGATGTGGCCGTAGTGGATATTGGTTTACCAGATATGGATGGGATAGAACTCACCCGGAAGTTTAAACGCCATCAAGCGGAAAATGGACAAGCCACAAAAATTCTGATTTTGACAATGGATCACACAGAAGATGCCGTCCTAGCAGCTTTTGCGGCGGGTGCAGATTCTTATTATATGAAAGAGACAAGCATTAATAAATTGACCGAAGCCATACAAGCCACTTATGCTGGTAACTCTTGGATTGATCCGGCGATCGCCAATGTGGTATTAAAGAAAATGCGCTTGGGTTTACCAGGAGAGAGTAGCGGCTCTGATAAACCAAAGACTGTAAAAATCGAGGCTTTGGCCACAGAATATGAGCAAGTTTTGGAAACTTATCCCTTGACTCAGCGGGAACTGGAAATTTTAGAATTAATTGTTGCAGGTTGTAGTAACGGACAAATTGCTGAAAAACTTTATATTACAGTGGGAACAGTCAAAACTCACGTTCGCAACATCTTGAATAAACTCTGCGCTGATGACAGAACTCAAGCAGCGGTTCGGGCTTTGCGTTCTGGGTTAGTAGGTTAA
- a CDS encoding ATP-binding protein, with the protein MKETLKILVVDDDEVDRMAVRLALKNAGVYMELCEVKDSNNALAALQHSNFDCVFLDDRLPNQDSFTLIHKLRSSEIKVPLVILTAQGEEQIAIELLQAGATDYLTKSKLNPENLVMILQNAIRLYRAEMKADLAYQQLKQSNEQLIRKNQELEKQRQQIQLQNLKLLEASRLKSQFLATISHELRTPMNAIIGFSQILLRPKFGQLSHQQADMVERILNNGKHLLMLLNEVLDFSKLEAGRLELKPEIFDLSKIVNNTVAEIRSLAEAKKLSLLVEIDLQNTLVFNDPVRVHQILINLLSNAVKFTEYGGIRVEVKETPQNQLAITIRDTGIGISSQDLKHIFEAFRQVDQGISRKYPGTGLGLAIIDSLVQMMGGKIFLESQLGVGSVFKIELPRQITLSPDSGDNYSLNLGSDDGIYYSHQNLPHLPSQFNKVSLGYPHFRQ; encoded by the coding sequence ATGAAAGAGACGCTGAAAATTTTGGTTGTAGATGATGATGAAGTAGATCGCATGGCAGTCCGTCTAGCCCTGAAAAATGCAGGTGTCTATATGGAACTGTGTGAAGTCAAGGATAGTAATAATGCGCTTGCTGCTCTCCAACATTCTAACTTTGACTGCGTTTTTCTCGATGATCGCTTACCAAACCAAGATAGCTTCACTTTAATTCACAAGCTACGCTCTTCAGAAATAAAAGTTCCTTTAGTCATCCTCACTGCTCAAGGAGAGGAACAAATTGCTATTGAATTGTTGCAAGCAGGTGCTACAGACTATCTTACTAAGTCTAAGCTAAACCCAGAAAATTTAGTAATGATATTGCAAAACGCGATTCGTTTGTATCGCGCGGAAATGAAAGCCGATTTGGCATATCAACAACTCAAACAAAGTAATGAGCAACTGATTCGTAAGAACCAAGAATTGGAGAAACAACGGCAACAAATTCAGTTGCAAAATTTGAAACTCTTGGAAGCATCACGACTTAAATCGCAATTTTTAGCAACCATATCTCATGAATTGCGAACCCCAATGAATGCTATCATTGGTTTTTCTCAAATACTGTTACGTCCAAAATTTGGTCAACTCTCCCATCAGCAAGCAGATATGGTAGAGCGCATCCTCAATAATGGTAAGCATTTGCTGATGTTGCTAAATGAAGTTCTGGACTTTTCCAAATTGGAGGCAGGTAGATTAGAGTTAAAACCGGAAATATTTGATTTATCGAAGATAGTTAATAATACTGTGGCGGAAATACGTTCTTTAGCAGAAGCCAAAAAGTTATCTTTGCTAGTGGAAATAGACTTACAAAACACTTTAGTATTTAATGATCCAGTGCGAGTACATCAGATTTTAATTAACCTGCTTTCCAACGCAGTTAAATTTACAGAATATGGAGGTATTAGGGTAGAAGTGAAAGAAACTCCCCAAAATCAATTAGCGATTACTATTCGAGACACAGGAATTGGCATTTCTTCTCAAGATCTTAAACATATTTTTGAGGCATTTCGACAAGTAGATCAAGGTATCAGTCGTAAATATCCTGGAACAGGACTGGGTTTAGCAATTATTGATTCATTGGTACAAATGATGGGAGGAAAAATATTTCTAGAAAGTCAATTAGGAGTGGGGTCGGTATTTAAAATTGAATTGCCACGTCAAATTACATTATCACCTGATAGTGGAGACAATTATAGTTTAAATTTAGGTAGTGACGATGGAATTTATTATTCTCATCAAAATTTACCTCACTTGCCATCTCAATTCAATAAAGTGTCGCTAGGATATCCACATTTTAGACAGTAA